The Scylla paramamosain isolate STU-SP2022 chromosome 18, ASM3559412v1, whole genome shotgun sequence genomic interval cttgaatcttccgagttttccaccatctggctacgactacagagtcattctcatactaaatttatctgtgctgtatacctctctcctaactcctctgactataagaaattctttgactacttaacttccaaagtggagcacattctgaccctcttcccttttgcagagatctccattcttggagactttaatgttcaccaccagctttggctttcctctcccttcactgaccatcctggtgaactagcctacaactttgctatcctccatgacctagagcaattggtgcaacaccctactcgtattcctgaccgtcttggagatacgcccaacattcttgaccttttcctgacctctaatccttctgcttatgctgtcaccctttcttctccgttgggctcctccgatcacaatctcatatctttatcttgtcctatcactccaatccctcctcaggatcccccaaagcgaaggtgcctctggcgttttgcctctgctagttggggggacctgaggcggtattttctgattttccttggaatgactactgcttccgtgtcagagacccgtctttgtgtgctgagcgcataacagaggtgatagtgtctggcatggaggcgtacattcctcactctttttctcgtcctaaaccttctaaaccttggtttaacacagcttgttctcgtgctatacatgatagagaggtggcccacaaaaggtacttaagccttccttcaccagaatctcatgcactttatatttctgcccggaaccatgccaagtctgttctccaactagccaaaaactccttcattaacagaaaatgtcaaaacctttcaagatctaactcccctcgtgatttctggcatctagccaaaaatatctccaataactttgcttcttcttctttccctcctctacttcaaccagatggcaccactgctatcacatctatttctaaagctgaactctttgctcaaacctttgctaaaaactctaccttggacgattctgggcttgttcctccctctcctccaccctctgactacttcatgcctcgtattaaaattcttcgtaatgatgttttccatgccctcgctggcctaaaccctcagaaggcttatggacctgatggggtccctcctattgttctccgaaactgtgcctccgtgcttgcaccttgcctagtcaaactctttcagctctgtctgtcaacatctacctttccttcttgctggaagtttgcctacattcaacctgttctaaaaagggtgaccgctctaatccctcaaactaccgtcctattgctttaatttcctgcttatctaaagtttttgaatctatcctcaacaggaagattcttaaacatctatcacttcacaaccttctatctgatcgccagtatgggttccgtcaaggccgctctactggtgatcttctggctttccttactgagtcttggtcatcctcttttagagactttggtgaaacttttgctgttgccttggacatatcaaaagcctttgatagagtctggcacaaagctttgatttccaaactaccctcctacggtttctatccttctctctgtaacttcatctcaagtttcctttctgaccgttctattgctgctgtggtagacagtcactgttcttctcctaaatctattaacagtggtgttcctcagggttctgtcctgtcacccactctcttcttattattcattaatgatcttctaaaccaaacttcttgtcctatccactcctatgctgatgataccaccctgcacttttccacgtcttttcatagacgtccaacccttcagaggtaaacatatcacgcagggaagccacagacgcctgacttctgatctttctaaaatttctgattggggcagagcaaacttggtattgttcaatgcctcaaaaaactcaattcctccatctatcaactcgacacaatcttccagacaactatcccctcttcttcaatgacactcaactatccccctcttctacactgaacatccttggtctatcctttacttataatctgaactggaaacttcacatctcatctctagctaaaacagcttctatgaagttaggtgttctgagacgtctccgccagtttttcttaccccccagctgctaactctgtacaagggccttatccgtccatgtatggagtatgcttcacatgtctggggggttccctcatactgctgttctagacagggtggaatcaaaagcttttcgtctcatcaactcctctcctctaactgactgtcttcagcctctctctcaccgccgcaatgttgcatctctagctgtcttctaccgctattttcatgctaactgctcttctgatcttgctaactgcatgcctcccctccttccgcggcctcgctgcacaagactttcatctttctctcactcctattctgtccacctctctaacgcaagagttaaccagtattctcaatcattcatccctttctctggtaaactctggaattccttgcctgcttctgtatttccaccttcctatgacttgaattccttcagagggaggtttcaagacacttatccaccaatttttgaccactgctttgacccttttagggactggcatttcagtgggcatttttttttattagatttttgttgcccttggccagtatccttcctacataaaaaaaaaaaaaaaaaaaaaaaaaaaaaaacttttaatattttttcccctactACTGTGCATCCAAATGGGTTAATATTTCAGGAATACTTTTAATTCATCCAGAAACGTTAATCAGTGGTAAACGTAAGCGTAAATTCATGAAGGCGGTTCTggaacaagataaaaagaaagaaagatcatAAAGAAACTGAATCATACACAAATATATTTAGGAAGACAAGAGTCACTGCTTATTAAGACAAAACACGCCTCATTAGTCTGATCCAGTTGGTCACatcatccccttcctccactcccaAGGTTTCCGGGTCATGGCGTGACCTAGAATGAGTGAAGTAATTGCAGTTCTGGTCTGTTCTTGTTCGTGCGATCTTCACCTCCGCCCTGACCACACCCAATGTGAGCGCTATCATTCTCACAGCTGCCTCGCTCTGTCCTCTGTTCAGTTCCTACACTCAGATCTCGtaactcgatttttttttttttttatgtatactaatttttttttagtctttatgTGTGTAATTTTCACGActgttttatgctttttttataGTAATTTCGTTATAATGAATGAAGTTTGCATTAGTAAAAAGTGAAGCATTtatactttattcttttttattctctattcttatttattctttattcttatttctttattcattcataaaaaaaatccgTTGATATTAAACTGAGGATATGGCagtcttccccccctccccttctctctctctctctctctctctctctctctctctctctctctctctctctctctctcacctgtgtagCTGCGAGGAGAGATGGGTCAGGTGGTGTTGGGCAGTGGTCTTCTGTAGGTGCAGCTCGTACTCAAGGCTCGTGATCTCCCTCTCCAGCTGGCGTCTCAGGTGGTCTTGCTCCTCCTGAGCCAACACTCGCTCGTACAGAACCGCCATCAGCTGGGGAGGGAATGTGTTAGGGACGCGTGTTCATTGTTCACTGTCTGTTTAGGTTTccttgtaactttttttctttgtcagatTGTTAAGTTGGGTTTAGTTTGAAATCATGTTGtggtctctgtctctctctttctctctgtctctgtgggTACGTTCGCATGTCAATGTGTCTGGGTTCATGGGTtagcgtgtgtgtctgtgtgtctgttgtaaCTGTCTTTGAGTCTGTCTCTCAGCCTCtatgtcgtctctctctctctctctctctctctctctctctctctctctctctctctctctctctctctctctctctctctctcaaagggtTATGTAAATTATTGCAAGCTGCTGACGCAACACTTACCCCcttgctaagagagagagagagagagagagagagagagagagagagagagagagagagagagagagagagagtacaagtaGGTTAATGCATGgatatccctccctcctttccctcctccctcctttcccctcactcctttcccctcactcctttccttcctccctcctttcttctccctccttacccccttctccctttcactcttcGCCCTTCAGCCTCCACCCACCTCGTGTTTCAGTAGGTCAGCTGCTTCCTTCTTAGCTCGACTCAGCACGCGGTAAGCCTCCAGTTCTGTCTGTAGTATCGCCACCTGCCATATGAGAAGGTATTACTACTTGACTTTTTTaagtaagaggggcactgataaaaaaaaaaaaaaggtaaaaataaaagaaaaaaagaaaaggttcaCTGAGGTCCCAAaagagaactactactactactactactactactactactactactgcgtgtACTAAGGAGTGATGGGTGGATGGTTAAAGATTAGATAAACTTGTGGGGAAAGAAGCAGGAACATAACAAAccgatagataaataaaatagatgaaaggaaaattttttGGGGAAATTCGGGATTAAACAGAAGCATTGCTATATTATCGgacatttttactactactactactactactactactactactactgagagaTGAATTgttataaagtaagaaaaatgataaaagtaaaagaaatatataaacaaactcACTCACGAACtcatacttgaaaaaaaaaaacattaggagGATATCTTTGTTTAGACATACCGTattcattttattgttattatcgtcTAAATACGCGAACACCACCTCTGTGACTTCAGTCTTGTCGTGGCTAACGCAAAAGACAAGGCAAGATTTAAACGCCGCATTCTAAAATAAGATCTCACGGTCACACAGATCAGTTACAATTATTTCTTCTCTAATCTTGTATTCTGTCTTATATCTATTCCGTaacctttccttacttccttctgtCAAAGTAAGGAAAACTCGCAATTAATTCGCGGCTATAATATGTTCGAGGTGAAGGTCTATTTATTATAGCTaaattctttgtttatttatgctttatatatatatcaaggagACAAATTGACGCAAGCAAGCAAGGTAACAGTCTCAATGTCTTGGGTTCATATTGCAGCTAGGAGGGCGAAGTATCACATTTTGAGGTCAACGATAAGCTTTACATAAACTTGTACTACATTCGTATCGTACATGTAATTCGTAAGTGAGAACGGTCAAGGACGCAGTTAGTGGGGGCGGTACCTAGATAAGGAGGTCGTTTGTACTTTAGTCTGTCTATTCTACCGTTTACTATTAAGTTTTCACTCCATTTCTCTAGCTGCCTTTTTTTACAATCATCACTATGTCTTTATTATGTCTAATTCTTACTTACTTTATAATTGCCTATTCGATCGTTTGTACTTCTGTCTCTGGCTGTTCCACTgtcttttactactattaggtTGTCACtccaactttcttctttcaccatcaccatcacacctCTATTTTGTCTCTATTTCTCACCTGACTTGCATTCACCTGTTCATTCAGAGCGGTAACTAGATAAGAGATCGTTTGTACTCCGGGCTTTCTGTttattctgccttttttttttttaccattattagGTCGCCATTTCATTACTCTAACTGTCTATTTAGTATAATGTCGACCGTGCCTTGTTTTACCATCACGTCCATGTCTCTTACTGTCTCTAATCTTTGCATACCTGTTCATGAAAGTTACCTGGAATACCAAAGACAAGCACAGTACCTGCTCATCAGGCGTCGGTTGCTCCTGGTCTCTCCGGCGTCTTCTcaggtgtgcgtgcgtgagtgcctCTTGAATCATCTCCCGAATCATCCCGAGCAAGCGGTTTGGCTGGTGACACTCCTGATCCCCGCAAACtacacctccctcaccctctcccctccccacctcatCCCCACAGCACCCCTTCTCCAGGAGTGGGAAGTGCTCCTCGTAGGGTGTGCTTGGGGAGACTGAGAAGCAGGGGGAGGTGCGTGAAGTAGGAGTGGATAGCGTCGAGGTATTGGGCGAGGTTGGGGAGCAAGAGAAGGACGGgagtgaggagggagtggataTAGCTGAGGTGTATGATGGTGTTCCACTTGTGAatggggagtggaggggaaggtggagggattGTCTGCGTGGGTCTTGGTGTGGGGAGcaggtggtgaggtgagggaggtgcgGCTGTGAGGAGGGGATGTCCAGGTGACGCCGTGGTGAGGAGGGTAGAGGTACCTGTGACCTCCACCGAGACTGCAGAAGATAGAGTTTTGGAACGATAAAGGAGAACTGGCataaccttccttcttcctcccatcaACACTTCTCAGGCTCTCTCTACCTTCCCGTTCTCACTTACTTATCAACAAGCATACTCGTTACTTTAAAAGACTGACATCACGGTGCGCTACGGTGGTTCATGTTGAAAGCAAATCATGAGgcactgtttctttttttatagagaGCCACACACAACAATTATTGGGAATCAAAAAACACAATTTAAAAAGCTGTATTCTAAAGCACTTCAGCgtcatgctttttataacttttaacGGGTTGTTATAGTTGTTATACTCAAGGCAACACctgaacactaaaaaaaaaataataaaaaaaatattgcctgCCAATCATCGTAAATTCACAAGGTCACATACACATTACCTGCAATTCTTGATAACCGATGGCAAACTTGCGGCTGTCATAATACCGTTGCCTCGCCATCTGGTAAAGGACTTGGGAGTTTATGGAGTCTTGCCTTAcatcctcctccagctcttcctcgtcctcctcctccctccagtcTCTAACACTTAAGTCAGTACGCTGCGCCATGTTGTACACCGGAACACCTCCCgtgacacactgacacacctGCACATGTACACATCTAACCTGGCTCACGATACCTGTCGCCCCTTCTGTTCTCCCCCATCCCATCATACTCAACCCTTTCCCCCTCTACACCTTCCCCCTTCGTCATTCAGGTattcaagacacacacacacacacacacacacacacacacacacacacacacacacacacacacacacacacacacacacacacacacactacaaacattctctctctctctctctctctctctctctctctctctctctctctctctctctctctctctctcatctctcgtCTCCTAATCGCCCGCATCATCTCCagctcatctccctccctcatatgtgtttttcctactttgtatcttctccctcctctctctctctctctctctctctctctctctctctctctctctctctctctctctctctctctctctctctctcgttaatgcCGCATCACATCTGCAGGATTAATTAATTTGCTCCTATATCCTGCTCCTTGTCcccttccttacacacacacacacacacacacacacacacacacacacacacacacacacacacacacacacgtcatggtCAGTGCTCGACTTTCTGAACGAATGAacgaaagtaaatgaaaaaagcGAATCTgatggttttttttattttttatctatgtcGTGAGTGTGTTTTAATAGATTTTTTGTAATTTAGGAAGTAGGAACAGTCAGTGGAGATTTtgcataagttttttttttttttttgctgtgtatgtgtgtgtgtgtgtgtgtgtgtgtgtgtgtgtgtgtgtgtgtgtgtgtgtgtgtgtgtgtgtgtgtgtgtgtgtgtgtcgccaggGTTCTttcgggaagagagagagagagagagagagagagagagagagagagagagagagagagagagagagagagagagagagagagataggaaataCATAAGCTGAGGGACACTCATTACACGGccttgataaataaacaagagagagagagagagagagagagagagagagagagagagagagagagagagagagagagagaggaagtactCCAGTGACGGGAAAAGCGTGGCAACACCGAACCAACAAATGTGGAAGCTGATGATGACGTGTGGAGCTTTGAAACATCtgcactccaccaccatcaccaccatcaccaccaccaccaccaccaccaccttgaataaaaaaagatacaacaATACATCACTAATAACTCTAACACATCAAAGGACACGTGACTTTATTAACGCATAGTTCACCATTAAAAAGCTTAGTTATTGATTTCCTCCATAGCGGCTCGGCTGGCAACTGGCCTTCACCTGATTAACTACAGGTGTTCAGACGTGGAGGTCACCCGGAGGCCACGTGACTTGTTTTGTGCAGGTGTGCCGAGCAGCTGATGACGAAGGTTgggggtgtgtgagagagagagagagagagagagagagagagagagagagagagagagagagagagagagagagagagagagagtggtggggtGCAGGGGaaaattaaagacagatggacagaaaaacaaatagacagaaagattgACGGACAGGCATACTAATAGAAATACAGGcgtacagatagacagacaaataaagagacagaaagacaagcaaatatacaggtagacagagacatgcatacagacagacagacaaaaagatagaaagacagaaacacagatagacagaacgatagacacagacaggcagatacacagagaaacacacacacgtaaacaaacagacagacacttgAGAATAGATACACAAAAACcaacataaagaaatacaaacatgCGTGAGTAGCAGCCAGCAGGGCGAGACGAGAaggcaacgaggaggaggaggaggaggaggaggaggagggggcaacGAAAACACTCACCCAATCGTTACCATATGCTTTGTTCCTCTCTTCACTACTTTTAATGCACTGTATATGAAATCACATGATACACacaagtgggcttttttttattggatttttgttgtccttggccagtgtccctcctacataaaaaagtacgtctccacccacacacacacacacccaccaaacacacacacacacacacacacacacacacacccttcgttccttcctcccctcccagcaCTGTCAGCTCAGACTTGCACAACATCCCAGAGAAGAgtcatgttgttgtttctctttgtcttaCCATTACtcgggagggagagggtagggGATGTTacatgagcgagagagagagagagagagagagagagagagagagagagagagagagagagagagagagagagagagagagagagagagagattatgaccTCTAAAATAAGCCTAACTTGAATTTCTCTCGTCTCACAAAGTCaatggagaaagaaatacaaagaaaatgaagaacataACATGACCACGGAACGAGAGACCAAAATGTAACGcgaacacaaacagaaacacacacaaacagacacacttaTCAGGCGAAACTCACCGCCCACCCCCACGTCCTCTCATATCAGCCTCTCAATATCCACatttcctgtccctcctcctccctcacacttcCTCACAACCCCGGCCCTCTCTCCTTCGACCTCTTCACTCCTCCCCATCATCTCTCCGTTCCTTGTCACcgtgggagtgtgtgtggagagacaAGAGACGGGGGACATTAGTAAACCTTATTATTTGGAAACCCATAACTGTTTCTTAAAtcgagtgaaagaggaaaggtttGCATGACAGTCTGACTCGAAGTGCGACGGTTTTAGAAGGCAAAGGTGGGACTCGTGGTGCTTTTGTGCTTTTAATTCCATGCCATGTCGCGTGTAGGCTGCGTGATGATCTGGGTTGGCGTGCTGTGCGTGGGTGTACCAAGTGTGACGGGTGTTGACGGGGTAAATGACGTGGGAGGTGTGCAGGTGGAAGGTGGGGTAAAAAGTACATCATTTACCGCTACCCATGTCATCTTTCAGCCTCTTAACTCCTGTCGGGGATTAAGTGGCTTGATACATTTACTGAAGAGCGCCCTTGATGACCTCCACGCCCTGCAGAGGACGCCCCATACTCAAGGGCGGCTCCTAAGGAAAATGGGGCATAGCAAGGTGAAGGTGCGAGCCCAGGCAGTGGGCTAGAAAGCTGCAGCGTCGCCTTCTTCGTCTGTGTCCCCGTCAGGTGGGTTCTTGCCTCCGTGAGGGAAAATGTCAGGAGACGCAACGCAGGAAGAATACCgaagcaagattttttttttatttctttgctttctccaatgttaaagggaaaaatttgttttttcatttgTCTGTGATGATTTCTGAGTATTTTGTGACGTAAATAGAATAATGAagcgagatttttttttacttttgtttctttttttaactctaGTTTTTGCTTCCtcgtttatttaaaaaaaaatagtcctcTCACTTATTTatgattaatttttattatttcttacctCGTAtgtatctttaatttttctcatctatatatttcttttcaattaatttatatcgtatgtattttttttcccatttgtatattttcttacttattcatttatctacacATCCATTCTCAGTGTTAATCCTCACCGCCATATATCACCCCACGTCAGTAAGAGACAACAGATGGCATTGCTCTTGTCCTTTCAGACCGCGGCCTTGCTCACACCTGCCTCACGGGCGACACGCAAGCGGTGGGCGGTGGCTGGCGGAGAGTACCTCAGGGCCGTCGCTTTACACGGAGAAAGACCAGCGCGTGGCCTTCCCTTGCGTCGCCAGAAGCTCTCCCATTTACTCGATGTCTTGATGAGCCTCTTCCCTGCTTCACACCAAAGCACAACCACAGCCCCCGCCACAGCCACTCCTGAAGGTGAGATAATGAGGCTGAGAAACGAAATATGAGGGACTTGAGAGACCTTGTACCGCTGTGTCATATCCTCCAGGACGTCGGCAAACCATGGACTTCCAACTTCTCCTGTCTCTCACGACTCTTATGAACTGCCCGCATGTCATTCCTTTACTTGGCAGCTTCACTAATCCATCCATATATCTCTTGGTCAttttctctcctgctttcctccaCCAGTTATGATCAAATTCTCCAaccttctctgtcttctttcgCATCACCATAAGGCTTTATCGAGTCTAAAAACATGTCTGAAGCTTAGTACCTCcgcagggaaagagaggagcgTGCGAATTGGGAATGGATTAGAGGAGAGCGTGTTGAAGGAAGACTCGGTGGTGAAGGATGCAGTGGAGGTGGTCGTGGGAGTGCAGGAGGTGCTAAGGGAGGTCCCCGATGCATTTCTTAGCTTGGCATTGAGTCCCCGTCTGATGCAGCATGGGTGGCTCAATTTTAACACCAGGTTTGGCAATTTTAGTCTTAGTTTTCCGTgccttatgtatttttttttctagtatcattattatttttttttcttatcatttccaGTGTTTCATAtggtctactactactactactactactactactactactactactactactactactactactactgctactactactgctactactacttcgccACCAGCTCCCCTCGGCTCCTGGGTCTCGTCTCCGCCCTCGCCCCAGCCATCCTTCGCGTGGGTGGCTCAGCGGCTAACTTCGTGACCTATGACCCCCGTGACACACCTACGTCCGAAGATAACGAAAACGGAGGTCACGGCACAAATGGACAAGAAACAAGAGGTCAAGAAGGTTCCGTAGATAATCAAGAGGCTACTGACGAAGGAGAAGGATTTAAAAGTAGATGTTATGACAGTCAGTTCTCAACTCCGATCTTCACTAACTTCACCATTACGCGTGAGTTAGTCTGTTTtatttgcctgtttgtttgtatgtctgttcaGGAAGTAAAGGGTGAGTGTAATGATGAAAGAGTGAAATGTATAGTTATTATTTCGTGATATGGTGTAAAAAACGGGGGAAAATGTACagattaagggaaaaaaaatatgtttaccGTTCGAGAAAAGTATTGAAGCTTGCTGAGTCAACCATAAAGGCCAAAAGATCTCGATATGACGtacgtaaagagaaaaaaagaaaaaaaaagaaagaaagaaaaaatcagaaaGAACTTTgacatctttatatttttcttcttttagctaATGAAcattttttgcatcatcagaTTTTTGTTTTGATACTGAACATTTCTTATCATTTCTCAAAGTTCGAACCAGaaataaaaagagcaaaaaattacaggtaaaaaaaaaaaaaacttcatctcaaacagataaaaaaagaaaagaacacgaaTAATAAGGAGCTCAGACGTTCATATAGATCAATAAAGCGTCAGTATTATTCCTAAAGGCAATGGAAAGTAATAACGCCAAACACAAAGACACCAGAGAGGCAGATAGGGTAAAGCAAGCAGTGCAACAAACAAAGAAGGAGACCCGGGGATTGCGATAAGGCGAGCCAGACTACGTACTTAGTAAAGATTCTTGGTTCTGAGGACAGGACATCTCGCAAGAAGCACCGCACTCCCTTGGCGACCTCTGTGTTTGCTTAATTGCATGTGAAACTGAACACCCGAGCAGcctagagacagagagagagagagagagagagagagagagagagagagagagagagagagagagagagagagagagttctaaaagggtcacgtgtaggccagacttcttgtagctttccttatttgtttacgttctaatgagagagagagagagagagagagagagagagagagagagagagagagagagagagagagagagagagagagagagagagagagagagagagagagagagagagagagagagaatttcacaaccaaaaaaaatagtaatcatCAATGAATCAAACTATTAAACAACAcgcctcatcttcctctcaatTAATTCACCCATCAGCCTCTActtctgtcctttccttcaGGCGAAGACTGGGCGAGGTTGCTGCATTTCTCGCGCGCCGTCGGGATGCAGCTTCTCTTCGACCTGAACCAGTTTTACCGTAAGCCTGATGGAAGCTGGGATCCATCCAACGCCCATCTTCTCCTTCGCGACGCCTGTTCTTGGGGCTTCTCCGTGGTGTGGCAGCTTGGCAATGGTGGGGTGctgtctccctctctgtttctttttctatgtttctctgtatgtgttttttttttcttaattttttctcggtgcatttttgtttctgtttatttttttattttttgtttctttctgtaatcgatctgtttctgtgtgtgtgtgtgtgtgtgtgtgtgtgtgtgtgtgtgtgtgttctgcctcCCTCTGTCGTCTCTCTGGTTGTTGGTGACCGCACGCTTTACatttgctctttcttttttttcttttctttctctcgctgGATGTGTTCTGTCCTGTTCTATCTggttttctccctctttccctcccactatccctacctctctctctctctctctctctctctctctctctctctctctctctctctctctctctctctctctctctctctctatctatctctctcttagACTAACAAtttccatctccccttcccttttccttaactttctcactccccttccttcctccctctgttgTCTCTCTGGCTGTTGGTGACTGCACGTTTTAAATTTGTCCTAGTTTTTCTTTCTCGCTGTTCTGTCTCGTTCTGACCTGTTCtatctggttctctctctctctttccctccctaccttcctccttccctctctccctccgtctctctctttgcctccctccctccttctctctctctctct includes:
- the LOC135109259 gene encoding uncharacterized protein LOC135109259, with translation MMGWGRTEGATGIVSQVRCVHVQVCQCVTGGVPVYNMAQRTDLSVRDWREEEDEEELEEDVRQDSINSQVLYQMARQRYYDSRKFAIGYQELQSRWRSQVPLPSSPRRHLDIPSSQPHLPHLTTCSPHQDPRRQSLHLPLHSPFTSGTPSYTSAISTPSSLPSFSCSPTSPNTSTLSTPTSRTSPCFSVSPSTPYEEHFPLLEKGCCGDEVGRGEGEGGVVCGDQECHQPNRLLGMIREMIQEALTHAHLRRRRRDQEQPTPDEQVAILQTELEAYRVLSRAKKEAADLLKHELMAVLYERVLAQEEQDHLRRQLEREITSLEYELHLQKTTAQHHLTHLSSQLHRALAEKRRLQQQLTPRPHHPPRDEGPLGELDTTASTKRCQSRRRSC